In Silene latifolia isolate original U9 population chromosome 3, ASM4854445v1, whole genome shotgun sequence, a single window of DNA contains:
- the LOC141649413 gene encoding uncharacterized protein LOC141649413 — protein MPKAAGGLGIKKASVRNIASLESQVSWIYTKSDRLWIKWVDKVSTSKGLPGMTIHQRNDSTWTWKSICKVKEKIKDGFIDNVWTPHQKGYTIGNGYDWLMGNYTKQQWTTIIWNDWNIPKTSFISWLIMQEGINIKSKLYAYGFCQDDRCILCDTQTETIPHLFTECEFSSKVQNCVEDWIGRPMPTFNELLATNRNSLKWKALAMILTTYRYLIWAQRNHARIELNVLRPPVVVERMKKMVQLQIRRRCMSKDGMSEMEIRDCLGFY, from the coding sequence ATGCCTAAAGCTGCAGGAGGATTAGGCATTAAGAAAGCTAGTGTCCGGAATATAGCTTCATTGGAAAGTCAAGTTAGCTGGATTTACACGAAGTCCGATAGATTATGGATCAAATGGGTTGACAAAGTGTCTACCTCAAAGGGTCTTCCCGGCATGACTATACACCAAAGAAATGATTCTACTTGGACTTGGAAGAGTATTTGTAAGGTGAAGGAGAAGATTAAGGATGGTTTCATTGATAATGTTTGGACTCCTCACCAGAAAGGCTACACGATTGGTAATGGCTATGATTGGCTTATGGGGAATTATACGAAACAACAATGGACTACAATTATATGGAATGACTGGAATATTCCTAAAACTTCATTCATATCATGGCTCATTATGCAAGAAGGTATTAACATCAAATCGAAACTCTATGCTTATGGTTTCTGTCAGGATGACAGGTGTATTTTGTGTGATACTCAGACTGAAACTATTCCTCATCTGTTCACTGAGTGTGAGTTTAGCAGCAAAGTCCAGAATTGTGTTGAGGATTGGATTGGACGACCAATGCCTACCTTCAATGAACTACTGGCTACAAATCGAAATAGTTTGAAATGGAAAGCACTAGCTATGATTTTGACGACTTACAGATATCTAATCTGGGCTCAACGGAATCATGCGAGGATTGAGCTAAATGTGTTGAGGCCTCCAGTGGTTGTGGAGCGGATGAAGAAGATGGTCCAGCTGCAAATCCGACGGAGGTGTATGAGTAAGGATGGTATGAGTGAAATGGAAATTCGGGATTGTCTGGGTTTCTATTGA